In one Liolophura sinensis isolate JHLJ2023 chromosome 11, CUHK_Ljap_v2, whole genome shotgun sequence genomic region, the following are encoded:
- the LOC135477661 gene encoding LOW QUALITY PROTEIN: chondroitin sulfate synthase 2-like (The sequence of the model RefSeq protein was modified relative to this genomic sequence to represent the inferred CDS: deleted 3 bases in 3 codons), whose translation MRSKFPLPSPKKVKRGPGGKPIRPRYASTELGIREKLFVAVITSKGTVDTAGASLNRTLAHYVTKITFFMEAKGTVPPGMGVVSFSDKSAHLLPLHILKYISDHYAQVFDYYLFVSDLTYLRGEKVFDFVSGISVSQDVHIGAPNRYTETEFCGLDGGVILSQSVLSRTVQDLDWCMTNAHSNNPSVNFGRCVLHGSGVGCSATVGGHEYRNYRLNDFHFDEDISTLQTQPQFREALAIHPMPNDLTVYKLHRYYCQVELNDTQHQIAELKDNIIHLSKYTPGGKESLSWPIGVPEPFKPKNKFDVIRWDYFTEENIYFEDDFTNVNKLSGVNKLDVEEVLATAKQKLEKKHRAVYKTVKLVNGYRRFDPTRGMEYTLDLRVSEGGTLSAFNTRVHLVRPLGFVEIIPLPYVTENTRLTLVLPVRAQDKKGVVGFLDSYAHVCLDSGDNTNLFIVFVYEENRPAEEDIFSSLKSMISYYENKYQNGAKIAWSSLTLTGSYLSEITLMDTISKQFNLDSLLVLCTVGIELSSEYLNRVRMNTIARWQVFFPIGFWQYVPHIIYEEKPYPTTIEISRYSGHFDINAYDHSSFYNSDYMVARKALAPGEELTSDLFSMFVNYKKIHIFRAVEPYLRHKFTNIECPMEMPKRLYDQCLVRKMESYATRAQLAMLVFEHKQKQEQEAKDLQENKKEDY comes from the exons ATGAGGTCGAAGTTCCCCCTGCCCTCCCCT AAAAAGGTGAAACGTGGGCCAGGGGGAAAGCCCATCCGACCAAGGTATGCCTCCACAGAATTGGGTATTCGGGAAAAGTTATTTGTAGCAGTGATAACATCTAAAGGTACTGTGGACACAGCAGGTGCGTCTTTAAACAGAACATTGGCTCACTATGTTACCAAAATCACATTCTTCATGGAAGCCAAAGGGACTGTACCCCCGGGCATGGGAGTGGTGAGCTTCAGTGACAAGTCT GCCCATCTTCTACCTTTGCACATCCTAAAGTACATCTCGGATCACTATGCCCAGGTGTTTGACTATTACCTGTTTGTGTCTGATCTGACGTACCTGCGAGGAGAAAAGGTGTTTGACTTTGTCAGCGGTATAAGTGTGAGTCAGGACGTT CATATCGGTGCTCCTAACCGGTATACAGAAACAGAGTTCTGCGGGCTGGATGGTGGGGTCATTTTGTCACAG TCCGTCCTGTCGCGGACGGTTCAGGACCTAGACTGGTGTATGACAAACGCCCACTCCAACAACCCCAGTGTAAACTTCGGCAGATGTGTGCTCCATGGGTCAGGTGTGGGCTGCTCGGCTACTGTGGGG GGTCATGAGTACAGGAATTATCGACTGAACGACTTCCACTTTGACGAGGACATCAGCACCCTGCAAACCCAGCCTCAGTTCCGTGAAGCTCTGGCCATTCACCCCATGCCTAATGACCTGACTGTTTACAAACTTCACAG ATACTATTGTCAGGTGGAGTTGAATGATACTCAGCATCAGATTGCCGAGCTTAAGGACAATATAATACATCTGAGCAAATACACCCCAGGTGGTAAAGAGAGTCTCTCATGGCCTATAG GTGTGCCGGAGCCGTTCAAGCCCAAGAATAAGTTTGATGTGATAAGGTGGGACTACTTTACGGAGGAGAATATTTACTTTGAGGATGACTTTACCAATGTTAACAAACTTTCAG GTGTAAATAAGCTTGATGTGGAGGAAGTTCTGGCCACAGCAAAGCAGAAGCTAGAGAAGAAACACCGAGCCGTTTACAAGACGGTCAAGCTGGTAAACGGTTATCGGAGGTTTGACCCGACACGAGGCATGGAGTACACGCTGGATCTGCGCGTGTCAGAAGGGGGCACCCTCAGTGCGTTCAACACCCGGGTGCACCTGGTGAGACCCCTAGGCTTTGTGGAAATCATCCCGCTGCCGTACGTGACAGAGAACACGCGGCTGACGTTAGTCCTGCCGGTCCGTGCCCAGGACAAGAAGGGCGTGGTCGGCTTCCTCGACTCGTACGCTCATGTCTGTCTTGACTCCGGGGACAACACTAATCTCTTCATCGTGTTTGTGTACGAGGAGAACCGGCCAGCTGAGGAGGACATATTCTCCTCATTGAAGTCCATGATTTCATACTATGAGAATAAGTACCAGAATGGTGCAAAGATTGCCTGGAGCAGCCTCACTCTGACAGGGTCGTACTTGTCAGAAATCACTCTGATGGACACCATTTCTAAACAGTTCAATCTGGATTCACTTCTCGTCCTGTGCACGGTGGGGATTGAACTGTCCAGTGAGTACCTGAACAGAGTTCGCATGAACACTATTGCTCGGTGGCAGGTGTTTTTCCCGATTGGCTTCTGGCAGTATGTCCCTCATATCATCTATGAGGAAAAGCCGTACCCGACCACCATAGAAATCAGCCGCTACTCTGGACACTTCGATATCAATGCCTATGATCACAGCAGCTTCTACAACTCCGATTACATGGTGGCACGAAAAGCTTTGGCACCAGGTGAAGAGCTGACTAGTGATCTGTTCTCCATGTTTGTGAACTACAAAAAAATCCACATATTTCGAGCTGTAGAACCATATCTCCGGCACAAGTTCACGAACATCGAGTGTCCGATGGAAATGCCAAAAAGGCTGTATGATCAGTGCTTAGTGCGAAAGATGGAGAGTTATGCGACCCGTGCACAGTTAGCCATGCTGGTGTTTGAACATAAACAGAAACAAGAACAAGAGGCCAAAGATCTGcaggaaaataaaaaagaggATTACTGA